The Sinomicrobium kalidii genome contains a region encoding:
- a CDS encoding inorganic diphosphatase, producing the protein MSAAKLKSFDVLIEIPKGSRNKYEYDFKLKKVRYDRMIFSSMHYPADYGFIPETLALDGDPLDVLVLVTESTFPGCVMEVKPIGVFHMADEKGPDEKIVCVPVSDPIWNKLSNLDDMNPHQKKEIEHFFQVYKDLEQKKVDVGGWGDVEEAYEIIDACLERFESLQNREAGLFSIA; encoded by the coding sequence ATGAGCGCAGCGAAATTAAAGTCTTTTGACGTTTTGATAGAGATCCCCAAGGGGAGCAGGAACAAATATGAATACGATTTTAAACTGAAGAAAGTCCGTTATGACCGGATGATATTTTCTTCCATGCACTATCCCGCAGATTATGGTTTTATACCGGAAACCCTGGCACTGGACGGGGATCCGTTGGATGTACTGGTGTTGGTTACCGAGTCTACTTTCCCCGGTTGTGTTATGGAAGTAAAGCCCATCGGTGTATTCCATATGGCAGATGAAAAGGGACCCGACGAAAAAATTGTGTGTGTACCCGTATCCGACCCGATATGGAACAAACTCAGCAATCTTGACGATATGAACCCGCACCAGAAAAAGGAAATCGAACACTTTTTCCAGGTGTACAAGGACCTCGAGCAGAAAAAAGTTGATGTCGGTGGTTGGGGAGATGTAGAGGAAGCCTATGAAATCATCGATGCCTGCCTGGAAAGGTTCGAATCGCTTCAGAACAGGGAAGCCGGGTTGTTCAGCATTGCGTAA
- a CDS encoding electron transfer flavoprotein subunit beta/FixA family protein produces MKILVCISHVPDTTSKINFAEDDTKFDTNGVQFVINPNDEFGLTRAMWFKEKQGATVTVVNVGGSETEPTLRKALAIGADEAIRVNAEATDGFFVAKQLARVAEEGSYDLIIAGRESIDYNGGMVPGMLASLTGANFVNTCIGLEVEGNEATATREIDGGKETVKCTLPVIIGGQKGLVEESDLRIPNMRGIMMARKKQLTVLEPAEAQNQTAAVKFEKPAPKGEVKLVSPDNLDELIRLLHDEAKVI; encoded by the coding sequence ATGAAGATATTAGTATGTATCAGTCACGTTCCGGATACTACCTCAAAGATCAATTTCGCGGAAGACGACACCAAATTCGACACCAACGGTGTACAGTTTGTCATCAACCCGAATGACGAATTCGGCCTTACCCGGGCCATGTGGTTCAAAGAGAAACAGGGCGCTACGGTTACCGTGGTAAATGTGGGGGGAAGCGAAACCGAGCCCACCCTCCGGAAAGCCCTTGCCATAGGTGCCGATGAGGCCATAAGGGTAAACGCCGAGGCCACCGACGGGTTTTTTGTGGCCAAACAACTGGCCCGCGTAGCAGAAGAAGGTTCGTATGACCTTATTATTGCAGGCAGGGAATCCATAGATTATAACGGCGGAATGGTACCCGGTATGCTGGCATCCCTTACCGGAGCTAACTTTGTAAACACCTGTATCGGACTGGAAGTCGAAGGCAACGAAGCCACAGCCACCCGGGAAATAGACGGCGGTAAGGAAACCGTAAAATGCACACTGCCGGTGATCATTGGCGGACAAAAAGGCCTGGTGGAAGAAAGTGACCTGCGCATACCTAACATGCGCGGTATAATGATGGCCAGAAAAAAGCAGCTCACCGTACTGGAACCTGCGGAAGCCCAAAACCAAACTGCTGCCGTAAAGTTTGAAAAACCGGCCCCCAAGGGAGAAGTCAAACTGGTGTCACCCGACAACCTCGACGAACTGATCCGCTTGTTACACGACGAAGCAAAAGTGATTTAA
- a CDS encoding pyruvate dehydrogenase complex E1 component subunit beta — MRTIQFREAVAEAMSEEMRRDETIYLMGEEVAEYNGAYKASKGMLDEFGPERVLDTPISELGFSGVGVGSAMNGNRPIIEFMTFNFSLVGIDQIINNAAKIRQMSGGQFNIPIVFRGPTASAGQLGATHSQAFESWFANCPGLKVVIPSNPYDAKGLLKSAIRDDDPVIFMESEQMYGDKGEVPEDEYTLPLGVADIKREGSDVTIVSFGKIIKEAYKAADELAKEDISCEIIDLRTVCPMDHDAILKSVKKTNRLVILEEAWPFGNVSTEITYQVQSQAFDYLDAPIVKINTADTPAPYSPVLLAEWLPNKDDVIKAVKKVLYQ; from the coding sequence ATGAGAACAATACAATTTAGAGAGGCCGTTGCCGAAGCCATGAGTGAAGAAATGCGAAGGGACGAAACCATATACCTTATGGGAGAGGAAGTGGCCGAATACAACGGTGCGTACAAGGCTTCAAAAGGAATGCTCGACGAATTCGGGCCCGAAAGGGTGCTGGACACTCCCATTTCCGAACTCGGTTTTTCCGGAGTCGGTGTGGGGTCGGCAATGAACGGGAACAGGCCTATTATCGAATTCATGACCTTTAACTTCTCGTTGGTGGGGATCGACCAGATCATCAACAACGCGGCCAAGATACGCCAGATGAGTGGCGGACAATTCAATATTCCCATTGTATTCCGCGGGCCCACGGCTTCTGCAGGACAACTGGGAGCAACGCACTCACAAGCCTTTGAGAGCTGGTTTGCCAACTGCCCGGGACTTAAAGTGGTAATACCTTCCAACCCGTATGATGCCAAAGGATTGTTAAAGTCTGCCATCCGTGATGATGATCCTGTTATCTTTATGGAGTCGGAACAAATGTACGGGGACAAGGGGGAAGTGCCGGAAGATGAATACACATTGCCCCTCGGTGTCGCGGATATCAAAAGGGAAGGCTCCGATGTAACGATTGTTTCTTTCGGGAAAATAATTAAGGAAGCCTACAAGGCGGCAGACGAACTGGCCAAGGAAGATATAAGTTGCGAGATCATTGACTTGAGGACCGTATGTCCGATGGATCACGATGCCATACTGAAGTCGGTTAAGAAAACAAACCGGCTGGTAATACTGGAAGAAGCATGGCCCTTTGGTAATGTTTCCACAGAGATCACCTACCAGGTGCAGTCGCAGGCATTCGATTACTTGGATGCACCGATCGTAAAGATCAATACGGCAGATACTCCGGCGCCATATTCCCCGGTATTGCTGGCAGAATGGTTGCCGAACAAGGATGATGTGATCAAAGCGGTTAAGAAAGTTTTATACCAATAA
- a CDS encoding PepSY-associated TM helix domain-containing protein, translating to MKKFKKITRKLHLWLGLASGLVVFVVALSGSILVFEKELDRFFRPGFHLVPEVSSEKVPVDILIGKAEEKHPGTSLHDLFVFDAPERSVRIRLADEHGEWTVVSADPYSGKILKDAPYKKRFFTIVMELHRFLLMGETGKTITGISCIIFVVLLSSGLILWWPLKRKHFKQRLNVKWDASFKRTNWDFHSVFGFYSSLILLLIALTGLVWSFDWYENIMYFLADGKPKPVHLVKNVSEEGPDNQDYFYESMLRETDSLFRYRGDIRLIVPPQKDRSILVLKENPEADIPNVRDMVYFDRYSGKRLQTTLYKDLSTGDKIRRLVYPIHIGSIYGYPTRILAFVVCLFASTSPITGFLIWRGRKKKKDMEKRPANKEIL from the coding sequence GTGAAAAAATTCAAGAAGATCACCAGGAAACTGCATCTATGGCTGGGGCTTGCCTCCGGCCTGGTGGTTTTTGTTGTAGCACTGTCGGGGAGTATCCTGGTCTTTGAAAAGGAACTGGACCGTTTTTTCCGGCCGGGTTTCCATCTGGTGCCGGAAGTGTCTTCGGAAAAAGTCCCGGTGGACATTCTGATCGGAAAAGCCGAAGAAAAACATCCCGGCACTTCGCTCCATGACCTGTTCGTATTTGATGCCCCGGAAAGAAGCGTCCGTATCCGTCTTGCCGACGAGCACGGGGAATGGACTGTGGTCTCGGCCGACCCATATTCCGGAAAGATATTAAAAGACGCTCCATACAAAAAGCGCTTTTTTACCATCGTTATGGAGTTACACCGCTTTCTGCTAATGGGAGAAACCGGCAAAACCATTACCGGCATATCCTGCATCATCTTCGTGGTACTGCTCAGCAGCGGCCTTATTCTCTGGTGGCCCTTAAAACGAAAGCATTTTAAACAGCGGCTGAACGTAAAATGGGATGCTTCCTTTAAACGGACGAACTGGGATTTTCATTCCGTTTTCGGGTTCTATAGCTCCCTGATCCTACTCCTGATCGCCCTCACCGGGCTGGTATGGTCGTTTGACTGGTATGAGAACATCATGTATTTCCTTGCGGACGGGAAGCCCAAACCGGTTCACCTGGTAAAAAATGTTTCCGAAGAGGGTCCGGACAACCAGGATTACTTTTACGAATCCATGCTCCGGGAAACAGACAGTCTTTTCCGTTACCGCGGGGACATCCGGCTTATCGTACCTCCGCAAAAAGACCGGAGCATACTCGTCCTGAAAGAAAATCCCGAAGCGGACATCCCTAATGTACGGGATATGGTTTATTTTGACAGGTATTCGGGAAAACGATTGCAAACCACCCTGTACAAGGACCTTTCAACAGGCGATAAAATACGCCGTTTGGTATATCCCATACACATAGGCAGCATTTACGGTTATCCCACCCGAATACTGGCATTTGTCGTATGCCTTTTTGCCTCCACCTCTCCCATAACAGGTTTTCTGATATGGCGGGGAAGAAAGAAGAAAAAGGATATGGAAAAGAGACCGGCGAATAAAGAAATTTTATAA
- a CDS encoding bifunctional nuclease family protein, whose translation MSLVRLNIKGISYSQTQNGAYALILNEVDGDRKLPIVIGAFEAQSIAIALEKEIKPPRPLTHDLFKNFADRFDIVVKQVIIHKLVDGVFYSSIICERDKIEEIIDARTSDAIALALRFNAPIFTYKNILDKAGIYLSFSPKDKDQKEEDIVSEDIVASKGKTSAASEDYSGLTLQELHKMLENAVASEDYEKAVKLRDEISKRDKK comes from the coding sequence ATGAGTTTAGTCAGGTTAAACATAAAAGGAATATCGTATAGCCAAACCCAGAACGGGGCTTACGCACTTATTCTCAACGAAGTTGACGGCGACCGTAAACTGCCGATCGTCATCGGTGCTTTTGAAGCACAATCCATTGCTATTGCCCTTGAAAAAGAAATAAAACCTCCCAGACCGTTAACCCACGACCTTTTTAAAAACTTTGCAGACCGGTTTGACATTGTCGTGAAACAGGTGATCATCCATAAACTGGTAGACGGGGTTTTCTATTCCAGCATTATTTGCGAGCGGGACAAGATCGAAGAGATCATCGATGCCCGTACCAGTGATGCGATTGCCCTGGCCCTGCGCTTTAATGCCCCCATCTTTACGTATAAAAACATCCTTGACAAGGCAGGCATCTACCTCAGCTTCTCGCCCAAGGACAAAGACCAGAAAGAAGAAGATATTGTCTCGGAAGATATCGTTGCCAGCAAGGGAAAAACTTCCGCCGCTTCGGAAGATTACAGCGGCCTCACACTTCAGGAACTACACAAAATGCTGGAAAACGCAGTGGCCAGCGAAGACTATGAAAAAGCCGTAAAACTCAGGGATGAGATCTCCAAGCGGGACAAAAAATAA
- a CDS encoding DUF5686 family protein, producing MKKLLAGIFLLFAMITNAQTKVSGIVVDESGAPVPFANVLFKDSSVGTITNDDGRFYLESEKNFATLIISFVGYATREIELETKVTYNMEVVLEEGEQLREVVVYTGKQPKKNNPAIDLLRKVLERKRKNGVHGFDQYRYDKYEKVEFDLNTIDSSLMESKLFKGMEFIFDQMDTSRITGKTYLPIFINEAFYEVYGDNILDKEKQKLIGNKNSGFSTNQNIISFVQDLYTDYDIYKSYIKFFDKSFVSPISRVGIDTYNYVLTDSTYVDNKWCYNIIYYPRRKNELTFKGDFWVSDTTYAVKKINLQVTKSANINWVKEIYIEQEFDVLNDSVFLLTRDYMMSDFSLRKKEESRGIYGKRTTIYDNYVFDEEKPKSFYNEEVDRFDARVYERDDAFWTTNRLEALNKDESGIYNMLDTLKTVPKFKRLYGIGEILASGYVEIDKWNMDYGPIFSTFGYNDAEGVRIRGGGRTYFGPNDMWRIEGFGAYGFRDKKFKYGISAKWLLNRKNRLVISAGNRRDVEQIGVSLTPNNDVLGRSYASSSVFTVGANDKLTNINLTTANVEVEPVKNLRFKVGGSFRTLRSALPDVFSLDYVDPGSPTGIASQVKQMELTTSLEFTPGRRTVGHGVERRDVNDEYARLFVNYAKGVDGFLESDFDYEKVQFYFRKPWSVGGLGRLYTTLEAGKTFGEVPLGLLSVVPGNQTYFSIFNTFPNLDFYEFVTDTYVSLHLEHNFNGRLFSRLPLIRKLNLREIVGIRGVWGELSEENIALNQPTNLVLRAPSEKVYWEYSFGIGNIFRVFRIDFNFRGNYLDLPDARPFSVTGTFGFHF from the coding sequence ATGAAGAAACTTTTAGCAGGTATATTCCTATTGTTTGCCATGATAACAAATGCCCAGACCAAGGTCAGTGGTATTGTGGTGGATGAATCAGGGGCCCCGGTCCCTTTTGCCAATGTACTGTTTAAGGATTCTTCGGTAGGGACGATAACTAATGACGACGGAAGGTTTTACCTGGAATCTGAAAAGAACTTTGCCACCCTGATCATTTCGTTTGTAGGCTATGCCACCCGTGAAATAGAGCTGGAAACGAAAGTGACCTATAATATGGAAGTGGTGCTGGAGGAAGGCGAGCAGCTCAGGGAAGTGGTGGTTTATACGGGGAAGCAACCCAAGAAGAACAATCCGGCAATAGACCTGTTGCGAAAAGTTCTCGAAAGGAAAAGGAAAAACGGCGTTCATGGTTTTGACCAGTACCGGTATGATAAATATGAAAAGGTAGAGTTTGATCTGAATACCATAGACAGCAGCCTTATGGAAAGCAAACTCTTTAAGGGGATGGAGTTTATTTTCGATCAGATGGACACTTCGCGGATCACCGGAAAGACCTATCTCCCCATTTTTATCAACGAGGCCTTTTACGAGGTTTACGGTGATAATATACTGGACAAGGAAAAACAGAAACTCATAGGGAATAAAAATTCCGGCTTCAGTACCAACCAGAATATTATCTCCTTTGTGCAGGACCTGTATACCGATTATGACATATACAAAAGCTATATCAAGTTTTTTGACAAGAGTTTTGTGAGCCCGATATCGCGGGTCGGGATCGATACGTATAACTATGTGCTAACAGACAGCACTTATGTAGACAATAAATGGTGCTACAATATTATCTATTATCCCCGGCGTAAAAACGAACTTACCTTCAAGGGCGATTTCTGGGTGAGCGATACTACTTATGCCGTTAAGAAAATCAACCTGCAGGTTACCAAAAGCGCCAATATAAACTGGGTAAAGGAAATTTATATAGAGCAGGAATTCGATGTGCTCAACGATTCGGTCTTTTTGCTGACCAGGGATTATATGATGAGTGATTTCAGCCTGAGAAAAAAAGAGGAATCACGGGGTATTTACGGGAAACGGACCACCATATATGACAATTACGTGTTTGATGAGGAAAAACCGAAATCGTTCTACAATGAAGAAGTAGACCGTTTCGATGCCCGGGTTTATGAGCGGGATGACGCGTTCTGGACAACGAACAGGCTTGAAGCCCTGAACAAGGACGAATCGGGGATATACAATATGCTCGATACACTGAAGACCGTGCCCAAGTTCAAACGGCTCTACGGTATAGGGGAAATACTGGCTTCGGGATATGTAGAGATCGACAAGTGGAATATGGACTATGGCCCTATTTTTTCCACATTCGGTTATAACGATGCCGAAGGTGTACGTATCCGCGGCGGAGGAAGGACCTATTTCGGCCCGAATGACATGTGGCGAATAGAAGGCTTCGGTGCCTATGGTTTCAGGGACAAGAAATTCAAGTACGGCATATCGGCCAAATGGCTGCTCAACCGGAAGAACAGGCTTGTCATATCTGCAGGGAATCGCCGGGATGTTGAGCAGATAGGCGTAAGCCTTACACCGAACAACGACGTACTGGGCAGAAGCTATGCCTCGTCTTCCGTATTTACGGTAGGGGCCAATGACAAACTCACCAATATTAACCTGACCACGGCCAATGTTGAGGTGGAACCTGTTAAAAACCTTCGGTTTAAGGTCGGGGGGTCCTTCCGTACATTGCGTTCCGCGTTGCCGGATGTCTTTAGTCTGGATTATGTAGATCCCGGTTCCCCGACCGGAATAGCTTCACAGGTAAAACAAATGGAATTGACCACTTCCCTGGAATTCACTCCGGGGCGAAGAACAGTAGGCCACGGTGTGGAACGAAGGGATGTTAATGACGAATATGCCCGGCTGTTTGTCAACTACGCCAAAGGGGTGGACGGTTTTCTCGAAAGTGATTTTGATTATGAAAAAGTACAGTTCTATTTCAGGAAGCCCTGGAGTGTAGGCGGACTGGGGCGGCTTTATACCACTTTAGAAGCCGGTAAGACCTTCGGGGAGGTTCCGCTCGGGTTGTTGAGTGTCGTCCCCGGAAACCAGACTTATTTTTCCATTTTTAATACTTTTCCCAACCTCGATTTCTACGAGTTCGTGACCGATACTTATGTGTCGCTCCACCTGGAACACAACTTTAACGGAAGGCTGTTTTCAAGGCTTCCCCTGATACGGAAATTGAATCTTCGTGAAATTGTCGGCATAAGGGGAGTCTGGGGCGAACTTTCGGAAGAGAACATAGCACTCAATCAGCCTACGAATCTTGTCCTCAGGGCGCCTTCGGAGAAAGTCTATTGGGAATATTCTTTTGGGATAGGAAATATTTTCCGGGTATTCCGTATTGATTTTAACTTCCGGGGCAACTATCTGGATCTTCCCGACGCACGGCCATTTAGCGTTACCGGGACGTTCGGGTTTCACTTTTAG
- a CDS encoding TonB-dependent receptor codes for MKLYITLFLVFGTFLVRGQQSSTITGSVTNGENEPAAFSNIYINELNRGASANEEGYFELRNIPPGKYTLVVSELGYTTQKHTVTVREGHSLNLDFQLEESVTALQTVEVIGRKEKSYKNTTSFIGAKAEIALKDLPQAVSYATKELIADQGVMRVGDIVKNFSGVNQNTFYDDIIIRGYRINGSSNTQLLNGMRTSTGFWKQPLANYLERVEVLKGPASALFGNASPGGVINRVTKKPLDEERHSISFSTGSFNTLRALADFTGPLTKDKSLLYRINIGYEDANNFRDLQFDKNLVIAPSVSFLPTDKTRVNFDLIYNTSKSRLDRGQSVFKDDLYSTPVSMALSAANDYLNEETYIITMALNHKFTDFLSFSASYIRTGYSEDLLEHRGANRYAVDENGEDIPDKIAMQVFQRKRKRFIDNLSTFFNAKFRTGILEHSLVTGYDYAQEELPRGGSQLQANGYRNATNDSIFTTYDPANKHLYLLDPETGNPVPNVPHFDLTNPVNSQQIKDISKYIYTEREFGPNFYNSHGVYVQDQISWDKLKVLLGLRYEYYTDKLNYTRENEESVHQEALLPRVGVTYSITDNINLYGTYVQGFEPQNASNMDPNLGGPFDPLESNMVEFGGKSTWFNGKMDATLAVYRIEQKNTLYAQAGTDVLAQVGKDRSRGIELDLNGRIFPNWSISASYSFIEAEIIEDADGNRTGIQKPNTPKHQGNLWTRYNITHGPLKDLGIGFGSNFVTERVLQQNSAQTIPGYTILNGALYYTVNKFTLQLNINNIADKTHWVGGYDYIRLFPGTPRNWLLTVGYSF; via the coding sequence ATGAAATTGTATATTACCTTATTTCTTGTCTTCGGGACATTCCTTGTACGGGGACAACAATCTTCCACTATTACGGGAAGCGTAACGAACGGTGAAAATGAACCGGCAGCTTTTTCAAACATTTATATTAACGAGCTCAACAGGGGAGCCTCCGCTAATGAAGAAGGTTATTTCGAGTTGAGAAACATTCCCCCCGGAAAATACACGCTTGTTGTGTCAGAACTCGGCTATACCACCCAAAAACATACGGTTACCGTACGGGAGGGACATAGCCTGAACCTTGACTTTCAGCTTGAAGAAAGTGTTACCGCCCTGCAAACCGTAGAAGTTATTGGTCGTAAGGAAAAAAGCTATAAGAACACCACTTCATTTATAGGCGCCAAAGCGGAAATAGCACTGAAAGACCTCCCCCAGGCGGTCTCCTATGCCACCAAAGAACTCATTGCCGATCAGGGTGTGATGCGCGTAGGCGATATCGTAAAGAATTTCAGCGGTGTAAATCAGAATACCTTTTATGACGATATCATTATACGGGGATACCGCATAAACGGCAGCAGCAATACTCAATTACTCAATGGCATGCGTACTTCCACAGGGTTCTGGAAACAACCCCTGGCCAATTACCTGGAACGGGTGGAAGTCTTAAAAGGGCCGGCTTCGGCACTGTTCGGGAATGCCTCCCCGGGCGGGGTCATCAACCGGGTGACCAAAAAGCCGCTGGATGAAGAAAGACATTCCATAAGTTTTTCTACCGGGAGTTTTAACACCCTGAGAGCACTGGCCGATTTTACCGGGCCGTTGACAAAAGACAAATCGCTGTTGTACCGCATTAATATAGGATATGAGGATGCCAACAACTTCCGCGACCTGCAATTCGACAAAAACCTGGTCATTGCCCCTTCGGTTTCCTTTTTACCGACCGACAAGACCCGGGTGAACTTCGACCTCATATACAACACCTCCAAAAGCCGTCTGGACCGCGGACAGTCGGTTTTTAAGGACGACTTATACTCCACTCCCGTCTCCATGGCTTTAAGTGCCGCCAATGATTACCTCAATGAAGAAACTTATATCATCACCATGGCACTGAACCATAAGTTCACAGACTTCCTTTCGTTCTCCGCATCTTATATCCGTACCGGGTATAGCGAAGATTTACTGGAACACCGCGGTGCCAACCGCTACGCCGTAGATGAAAACGGTGAAGATATTCCGGACAAAATAGCCATGCAGGTATTTCAACGAAAACGAAAACGGTTTATAGACAATCTTTCCACCTTTTTCAATGCCAAATTCCGAACAGGGATATTGGAACACAGCCTTGTAACCGGTTATGACTATGCTCAGGAAGAACTGCCCCGGGGTGGTTCCCAGTTGCAGGCCAACGGATACCGGAACGCAACCAATGACAGTATCTTTACTACCTACGATCCGGCTAATAAACATTTATATTTGTTAGACCCGGAAACAGGTAACCCGGTGCCCAATGTACCTCACTTTGATTTGACCAATCCGGTAAACTCACAGCAGATAAAAGACATAAGCAAATATATCTACACCGAACGGGAGTTCGGTCCCAATTTTTACAATTCCCACGGGGTTTACGTACAGGACCAGATTTCCTGGGACAAATTAAAAGTGCTCCTCGGACTGCGCTATGAATATTACACCGACAAACTCAACTATACCCGGGAAAACGAAGAAAGTGTACACCAGGAAGCTTTACTGCCGAGAGTGGGGGTTACCTATTCCATAACAGACAATATCAATCTTTACGGGACCTACGTACAGGGATTCGAACCCCAGAACGCATCGAATATGGACCCCAATCTGGGCGGGCCTTTTGACCCGCTGGAGAGCAACATGGTGGAATTCGGCGGTAAATCGACCTGGTTTAACGGAAAGATGGACGCCACCCTGGCCGTTTACCGGATAGAACAGAAAAATACACTCTATGCACAAGCCGGCACCGATGTACTGGCCCAGGTGGGAAAAGACCGCTCCAGGGGAATAGAACTGGACCTCAACGGACGCATATTCCCCAACTGGAGTATCAGTGCCTCCTATTCCTTTATCGAAGCGGAAATTATCGAGGACGCCGACGGCAACCGTACGGGAATTCAAAAACCCAACACTCCCAAACACCAGGGGAACCTGTGGACAAGGTATAATATTACCCACGGGCCGCTGAAAGACCTCGGAATAGGCTTCGGTTCCAATTTTGTTACCGAAAGGGTATTGCAACAAAACAGCGCACAGACCATTCCGGGATATACAATACTCAACGGTGCCCTTTACTATACGGTAAACAAGTTTACCCTGCAACTGAACATCAACAATATCGCAGACAAGACCCATTGGGTAGGAGGATATGACTATATCCGCCTTTTCCCGGGAACACCGAGAAACTGGCTCTTAACCGTAGGCTATTCGTTTTAA
- a CDS encoding electron transfer flavoprotein subunit alpha/FixB family protein, whose protein sequence is MPILIYTESEEGKFKKTAFEVASYARSLAGQTGDTVTAVAINAKNNSELGRYGVDKVLNVSDDKLSGFNARAYADVIGQAAEKEGAKTVIISSGANDKYLAPVLAVKLNAGYAPNVVALPESMEPFRVKRTAFSNKAFNITEISTDVKLIGLSKNSFGLKEAEGAAAEEAFSPSLDDGDFAVKTTATDKTTGKVTIADAEIVVSGGRGLKGPENWGMIEELADVLGAATACSKPVSDMGWRPHSEHVGQTGKPVASNLYIAVGISGAIQHLAGINASKVKVVINSDPEAPFFKAADYGVVGNAFEVVPALIEKLKEFKAQNS, encoded by the coding sequence ATGCCAATTTTAATATATACGGAATCTGAAGAAGGAAAATTCAAAAAGACAGCGTTTGAGGTGGCTTCTTATGCCAGGTCGCTGGCCGGACAAACAGGAGACACGGTAACGGCCGTCGCCATAAATGCCAAAAACAACTCCGAACTCGGAAGATACGGTGTAGACAAGGTGCTGAACGTATCAGACGACAAACTATCCGGTTTCAATGCCAGGGCCTATGCCGACGTTATCGGACAGGCCGCAGAAAAGGAAGGAGCCAAAACGGTGATCATCAGTTCCGGTGCTAACGACAAATACCTCGCACCCGTACTGGCGGTCAAACTCAACGCAGGGTATGCCCCCAATGTGGTAGCACTGCCCGAAAGTATGGAGCCTTTCCGGGTAAAAAGGACAGCATTTTCCAACAAGGCCTTTAACATCACGGAAATCAGTACCGATGTAAAACTCATCGGTCTTTCCAAAAATTCTTTCGGGTTGAAGGAGGCCGAAGGTGCCGCTGCCGAAGAAGCTTTCTCTCCGTCCCTGGATGACGGGGACTTTGCCGTAAAAACAACAGCGACGGACAAAACCACGGGAAAAGTCACCATTGCCGATGCCGAAATCGTGGTTTCCGGCGGACGCGGACTGAAAGGCCCGGAAAACTGGGGAATGATCGAAGAACTCGCCGATGTACTGGGTGCTGCAACCGCCTGTTCCAAACCGGTATCAGACATGGGTTGGCGGCCACACAGCGAACACGTGGGACAAACCGGGAAACCCGTAGCATCCAACCTTTATATCGCCGTCGGGATCTCCGGGGCTATTCAACACCTTGCGGGGATCAATGCCTCCAAAGTAAAAGTAGTGATCAATTCCGATCCCGAAGCTCCTTTTTTCAAAGCAGCCGATTACGGTGTTGTAGGCAATGCCTTTGAGGTCGTGCCCGCACTCATTGAAAAATTAAAAGAATTTAAAGCACAAAACTCATAA